One Arachis hypogaea cultivar Tifrunner chromosome 2, arahy.Tifrunner.gnm2.J5K5, whole genome shotgun sequence genomic window, CCAAACGATGTCCTTGAACTCTTGAGACTTGAAGGAATCGTAATGAGCCAAATCAATGGAGAAGAAAGTGTTTGATATGAAATTAAGTACGGTTATAAAAGCCGCATTACTCATATCTAAAGATTCgcctttttcacttttttctttcACAAAATCCAAAAGTTCTTGGACTTTCTTTTGCCGAAGAACTTGCGTAGAATCAAGCTTTTGAATTGAGAACAAATTGTCCGCGCAAATTCTCCTAAGattcctccacttctttcttAATGGCAACCATATCACCGAAACTTTATGGTGATCCATCGCCGTAAGAGTATCCGGGGTTTGCCTGTCACAGAAGGTTTTATCATGTTTATGAAGCACTTCTTTGGCTAATTGTGGAGATGAAATAACTATGGTGGTTATGTTACCAAGCTTAAGAGTCATTATTGGTCCATAAATTTGAGAAAGCCTAGAAAGTGATAGATGAGGGTGGGTACCAAGTTCTAAAATGTTTCCTATTAGAGGAAAAGGCTTAGGCCCTGGTGGAAGTTTAATTTTGGGTGTTTTCATTGCTAAGTTGGAGAATAGAAGATGAATACATGCTAACACAAAAGAAATAAGCAAAAGAAGTTCAAGATACTCCATGCTTATTATTATTGGCCTCAAAACTTTATGATCTTGAGTTAATATATAGTTTCTTTATATTTGATGTGGGAACATATATGTAAGTAGTACTTATCCAGTTATCCTAACCAAATCCAAGATATATTTTTGTTGTGGTGATAAtcatcattttttaaaataaaatatttaaagttgTTTTCCCTTTTAAAAAACGTTGTCTGATATTCAACAACTTTTAATTTGTCTTTATTATTTGCCAGAGAAATCATGTTGTTTATGACTATTACTTGTCCAATTCATTGTACATGTACTTGCTGAAAGTAACGTGCACATGTAATTCATGTAAACTAGTTAAACAAGGTTTTGAAAACGAAACCTGATTGTTAAAAAGGTAGAAACTCAGATATAGTCGACTTTAggtgaagttaatagttgagagtcgttagatgaaaatttagtcaaatcagtcaaaccaTTTAACAATCCTCAGCTATAAACTTCACGTGCCGTTAACCACTAAAGAATCGGACTTATTATTCGACCTAACAATTAGTTCTTtctatcaatatttttattagttcgtTACTAACAGATTTTTTAACTGAATTGGTCGTAGTTTGATAGTCAATTCCCAATTAACTTAGATGAACTAACTAATAATCATACTAGCTAGAGTAGTGTAATAACCACCAACTCAATTAATcgatttagtatttttaaaattaaaagaagcactcaaaatatatatttttcattataaattaaaattatgtttgtTTTCTGAAATTGGAACTAAGACCAAAAAAACTGAGACTGAATATTATATTTGGTGATCAGTGACTAGAATTAAAATTTCATccctttaataattttaatatctcGAAAAAATAGAGATTCGAAAGGCTAAAATTTCTAAGGACaaagaaactaaaattttaataatattttttttaaaaatactctcatttaactttttaaattttaaatctatccttcgtctctatatttattttaaaccaaATATAATATTGAGACATAATTACACCAAATACAATacaaaaacttaatttaatttcaatattttagtttgtatttttcaatatctgtctctcaatctcaatctcaatctCCCTTGCAAACATAGTCTAAGAGAATAGCTACTTACAACAATATGATATATAACTATTATCAAGGATAAAGGCTAAGAATAGCATGTGGTTAAGAGTAGTTATAGCTGTTAGGACCAATTAGGAAAAGCTGTTATATCAGTGTAGTATATAAGGGATATAGAGATATGATAGACATGTATGCTTTTCATTTCATAGAATCAATATATAATATCCTCTCTCACACTCTTCTCCTTGTTCTTACTGCACAAACCACAATCTCACCAAGCACAATCACAACCTGTTCAACCATGACATTGACAATTTTTTGGGaaggattttttttataattttcaccAAACATTTTCTTTTTCTGAAATTTCGTAAATGATGAATCCACTACTATATACAATAAGATAAAATGAGTGCAAACTTATTAATATATATCCCATGATTAAATTTGTGAAgcatacatcatcatcatcatatattattaatattaatacatatataatatatattatgcaTGGATTGGTATAACTTGAAGAGGTTGAGCCTTATGTAGAGTAATCCCATATGTCTCAGTCATGTCAATGTCCTCTTTCTTTTTTCCATTAGGAAGCTTCCAATCATAGTTATATAGAAGAGAGGCTAAAACAATATGGATGGTTCTAGAAGCCAATGGTAATCCAGGACAAATTCTTCTTCCAGCACCAAATGGAATTAACTCAAAATCTTGGCCCTTAAAATCAACATCATTTTCCAAGAATCTTTCAGGTGAAAATTCATTTGGGTTTCTCCAAATACTTGAATCTCTTCCCATAGCCCAAACATTAACAAGAATTTGTGCATCTTTAGGTACCATGAAACCACATATTTCAACACTGTCTTCTGATTTATGTGGCACCAAAAGTGGGATTGGTGGGTGCAACCTAAACGTTTCCTTCACCACTGCTCTTAGGTAAGGAAGTTTTGTGATATGTGATTCTTCAAATTGTTGTTGTTCATCTTTGCCAATCACTTGTTGAAGCTCTTTTCTAACTTTTTCTAGTTTTTCTGGGTTGCATAACAATTCTGACATTGCCCATTCTATTGTACTTGATGTTGTGTCTGTTCCAGCCACAAATAAATCCTAATAGATAATACCAATAAatgaaattaataagataaaaatttctACTAATTAAGTTTTAACACACACTAAGAAATTTATGTGAATTTAAAGGCTAGATTACAATGTTCTTGGTCCTTGCATTGTTTTGttgtttacttcttttttttccctTGACTAAACTATGCATGTTTCATTGTTTTTACATGGTCCATGCACGATCCTTgcttagatatttaattatataaaatctttCTAAAAGTAAAAAAACAGAGAGGAATATCTAGGTTAGTTAAAACTTTTCAATCGCATAAAACAGAGGAataaattttctataaaaaaatcatctttaaaaaataaaaaaaaatccaacaagAGTGACAATGCTATCTATATAAAGTCAGATTTTCGTACTACACAATTTCGTTCTGtccaatataattatatatagatcCTGCTCTGTTATTATCTGTGAGCAGTAAAATTTTGCACTTTAATTCgctcttatttttttatatagaataatGTTGGGAaactaactttttttaattataaatctaAACCTTAAAATTAGGTAAGGTtagttttgtatattttttttcctcacttctaagtttataatttttttttgagtaaattaaatttttttatttgaagtttgacaaaaattttaaatatattcttaaattttattttattttaattttgtctcaaaagttttcgatttgcattaaatatatctctgacggctaattttttaaaaatttaagaccGATTCAATAACAATTTCATAACAACAACTCCTTAATAcaaacaaatcaagcataattttattACATTACTGTTAGatttgtcttaaattttttgaaaatttagccgtcgagatatatttgatgcaaatcgaaaatttttgggatacaattaaaacaaaataaaacttttgtcaaatttcaaaaataaaaatataatttaattttttttatgataataacTCTCACTAAATCACAAACAAGGAAACGTGAGGCAggacttcaaaaaaaaaagtaaaaaaacacaaaaactaaaCAGTAACACATGTAACATCAAACTAAATTGACACTAAACCAAACAGGACAAACACCTAGATCCTGACCTCACCCCCTATCCTGAACAAAACCTGCCCCAGTTGCAAACACGAGTTAATGAGTTATACTGTTATCCCATCAACAATCATCCAACATAAAttgtatatatatgaattattgactattttttattatttttctaatctTACCAACAAAAGAAAAGGAGATTAAGATTTATGATACTTACCAAAAATAAATGCAATAAATGAGGGCGGGTAACTTGTGAGTTGTCTTCCATCATGACTTCCAACAAAGAATCTAACACATCATTAGATAATTTCCTTTCCCTTCTTAACCTTTCTTCAACAAGACCATCAAAAAAATCAATCAACTTTCCAAAATATTTGTTCATCCTTGCACGTGCACCTTGTGGATCAAGCATGCGAAGCATTGGGAAAAAATCCACAACATTAGGCCTTCCAGCTTCTTTCATAATACCAAAAAATATGTCCTTGAACTCTTGTGGCTTATTAGAACTATTGTAATAACCCAAATCCATAGAAAAAAAAGTGTTTGATATAGAATTAAGCACGGTTATAAAAGTAGCTTCACCGATATCTAAAGCTTCgcctttttcacttttttcctTCACAAAATCGAACAATTCTTGCACCTTTTTTTGACGAAGAATTTGTGTAGAATCAAGAAGTTGGGGTGAGAACACTTTGTTAGCACAAGCTCTCCTAAGAATCCTCCATTGATTTGTAGGTGGCATCCACACCATTGAAAATATGTGATGATCAAGTGCTCTAATAGTATCTGGGATTGTTCTATTAGAGAGGATTAGGTCATGTTTATGGAGAATTTCTTTGGCTAATTTTGGTGATGATATAACTATAGTTTTTATGCTACCAAGATTTAGGCTCATTATGGGTCCATAATTTTGAGAAAGCTTAGCAAGTGATTGGTGAGGTTGGTTACCAAGTTCTAAAATGTTTCCTATGATTGGAAAAGGGTTAGGCCCTGGTGGATCCTTAGAGG contains:
- the LOC112754211 gene encoding geraniol 8-hydroxylase, which codes for MNYLLLLLLAFLACASIHVLIIFILGTKKSKSSKDPPGPNPFPIIGNILELGNQPHQSLAKLSQNYGPIMSLNLGSIKTIVISSPKLAKEILHKHDLILSNRTIPDTIRALDHHIFSMVWMPPTNQWRILRRACANKVFSPQLLDSTQILRQKKVQELFDFVKEKSEKGEALDIGEATFITVLNSISNTFFSMDLGYYNSSNKPQEFKDIFFGIMKEAGRPNVVDFFPMLRMLDPQGARARMNKYFGKLIDFFDGLVEERLRRERKLSNDVLDSLLEVMMEDNSQVTRPHLLHLFLDLFVAGTDTTSSTIEWAMSELLCNPEKLEKVRKELQQVIGKDEQQQFEESHITKLPYLRAVVKETFRLHPPIPLLVPHKSEDSVEICGFMVPKDAQILVNVWAMGRDSSIWRNPNEFSPERFLENDVDFKGQDFELIPFGAGRRICPGLPLASRTIHIVLASLLYNYDWKLPNGKKKEDIDMTETYGITLHKAQPLQVIPIHA